The following is a genomic window from Bombus pyrosoma isolate SC7728 linkage group LG5, ASM1482585v1, whole genome shotgun sequence.
aaataaaaataagctcAGAAAAGGTAAGGGTTTCAAAAACGCAGGAAATCTGTTTTATCGTGGCTCCGCTAATTTACGCTGCTGCAAAGGATTATTTTCGTTGCGCGTTATacggagaaataaaaaatgaactaCAACGACCGAACTGTGCGACGCCTGCGCAAGCTTTTTCAAACTCCTATTTGCATACAAGTGATCTCGTTAATGCAACACCATCGCCGATAATGACGATCGTGCGACATAATTTCATTGGTCGTGAAACGATGAAGCATCGCGTTCCTATTCTCgttgcgaaataaaataaagttgtgCGAACCGCAACGCGACTATGCCACTGTTTTTCCCTTTCCATCGCCGTAACGCAACGCACCGGGCCGTGTCGAGCAAAATTTTGCTGTATGCAGTAAACAATCCTCTGTCAACACACGTgctctttcttttcaaataaaagacATTTATATATCCCgctgtatatttatacgtcCCCGCGGTAACTCACGTTGTTGCTATAATCGTATTCATCGTAAATACACGAGTATTTCATTCGAAACGTTAAGTTACGCGCGATCGTTCGTCTCGATACGTATAGTATCCTTTTCATATAAATTGTACGTCGTATAATCGGAAATGATGTCTCGCACGCAGGCAGACCGTACCCGTTGCAAAACTGCACGGCGTACAATCAGACCGGTTCACGGATCAGAATATCTTGCGTGGAAGGATACGACGGTGGTTTGCCGCAAAAATTTGTCGCGATTGTGGACAAGCAACGATTGGAATCGCCAAATCCTTACTGGGAGTTGGAACTTCGCAAGCCAACGACGGTCGCTCTTTACGCGGTCAATATGAAGGGCTCCAGTGATCCAGTAATCATGGAAGGAGAAGCTCTAAAAGGAGTGGCCAAGTTCACCGGTGCGTAAGTACCTCTAACGCGAATTGAACAGGTTATATGTACAAAGAGATAGGAACACAGTTATCGGTACCTGTTTTATAAGCCACGCGTGCTTCAAAGGATACGACTCGCCAAAACTTATCTCTCGTTCAGAGATGAACAGATCTCTCTCGCTATTGCCACGCATCCTACCAATAACTTCCTGCGATGTGTCCTTTTGGTTCCCTTTCCATTTGTTAATTAACGCGAACAAAGTTCGCTTGTTTACCAAGCAAAAACTTTCCATTAGTTACGATCGAGacgttttcaaatttaatcaatCCTAATATTCAATGGATGCAACGCAGTCTTGGTAGACAAAGGAAAGATATAcgtgcatacatatataggaGAAAGAGGgcgaaaacgaaggaaagaaaaataaaattcaaaatggtAGTCAAATGAAAATTGGACACAGTTCTATTTTGCCATTTTCGCGTATCGTTTGGTAATACATTCGTTGTTTCCGCTCCGCTATTCCGTTAGCTCGTTCAAAAGTGCCATATCACGAGTAAAGaccgtaaataaaatattcgccaattcttttatttacatccattaattcgtcgaaacgaacatttaattaattacacaatTGCATACACGTACATAGTTTCGATGTACGCCCACCAAATAAAATTactctttaaattttatattgacttacaatttatttccagTAATGTATTTCCAATGATCATTTATCATTGCAAATAGTGTAATTaagaatcgatcgatataagtaattaagaattaattcaGCTTTcacgaaagaaacgtaatataggattatttcaaaattaataaaagcgTACTTACGTcgttgatgaaattttcatccaACTATGcataatgaatataaaaatgtacgaaaatgtatgaaatttgaaaaagagaacaagagaaaagataaaaataatttagctACGTAGATACGTTATAGGATTGAGGGTGATTTGATTTATAGGCGAATCGACATCTTCGGTGGATATGTCACCAATCCTGATTGGCCTAGGAGGTACCGCAACCGGTTTGGGTCTAATCGTGACCGGAGTATTAATGGCGCTTTGGAGGAAACACGCGGCCACTCCGGCAAAGCCAAAACCACCCCAACAACCGAGTATCGCGACTTTTGCTACCAAAGGCGAAGAGGAAGATGGGAATCCTGATCTCATACCAACTACAGCCTTGACCAATCATTTCACAGGTgagttacgttatacgctctgtATACGCTTCTGTTTCGCATAAGTTGAAATTTAGAATACACTTGAACATTCTGTCACACACAAGATTAGTTTCTCCACCGCGCGAAATCTACAGGTGAATTCGAACGGAAAAACATATTCTATCTTTATTCACATTCGATGAGATCGGCGAAAAATAACCCACCATCTCATCTGGTAAATTTCTACTCAGACTGATGAAAGTGCTCCGTTTAAGCGAAGAATCGCAAATATATCGAGTCTCGTCCTAAACGACGACCGCGGTTAACGATACTTTCAAGAAAATTGCTCGTGGAAAATGCGTACGTTACGTCGACCTATTCGACGTAGATGCATCGATTCAGAAATCGAATACTTGTTTTCGTGAATAGTGCTGTACGAAAAATCCGCACAAACAATCGATACGACGTGGTTATCTTATGAAACGTCTTTCCCTTCGATCTCATCAATTTATCTCTCGTAAATGATCGCTGCACGGAATACACCGCTTTTCGAGTTTAAAAGGGGCttgtcaaaagaaaaaagaaggcaCATCCAATTATATCGATGACAGACTTTCGATAAACCGAATTACACCATAGTGTATAGAATGctacgatgaaatttttccagATAGGAAGCTTCTACATTACGGCTCCTTACCGCGGAGGCCACGACAGCTAGAAGGCCGAGAAATATCCCACGATGTTATAGAAGACTCAGATTATCCTCGAGCATCGCCGAACGTAAGTAACTTCATTTCTGCTTCGTCGTTTTTTAAAGGACGAAGCGTAATAACGCGAATAATCGTGTCTTTCGATTAGAAAGGCTCGCTCTATAAATCTAGCGAACGTCGCCATGGAAAACATTGCGTTAAAAGAAGGAATAACTCTGTTTGCAGACATTTTATAGTCTTCAGAGGCCACATCGATATTCGGAAACGGCAATCAGAAGCGCCGTGATCCAGGAAAGCTGCATCTAAAAATCggcgaagaaaggaaacagtGTTGTAATTACAAGGAAAAGAGCATAGTCACGGACTTGACACTTGACACACTCCGAATAGGCTACGTTCTGTCGCAACACATGAAAATCAAAAAGACTAAAGCCATGCTTATGCAACATTGTACACGTTTAAGCGTACGAAGATATTTATTAGCTACTCGATAACAGTATGcctttgtaaatattgtatataaataaaacacatCGATTTCGTGTTACGCGATTGCATTACGATACTTTCAACGGTCCTCGATCTCAGGTAAACGTTCTTAATGACTAAATACGCTAAATAAGAATTCGTAGATAGGAAAATGAGAAACTTCGAACGCGATAAGAAGAATGAACGAGAAGACAGTGTTTCTATCAATTTGTTCTTACAGCTCACCCAAACTACGTCTTCCATAGGTagatttttacgtaaaatacTCGCAAACTAAAAGGAAGAAGTCATTGGATTCAGATCGAGCCCTGGACTATTTCCGCAAGAGATTTAATGCACCCATGGACGTTAAATGCACTCTGCAAAAAGGGAATGGCGCTATCTCGTATAGTAGTCGAGAACAAAGCTCGAGAACGTATATCTTCGAAACAGACCAAAAGGTGATCGCATAAACTCTGCTCGGTTGCTGTTGAAATTTAGGTCAAGGAAAGGACGCGATTTATCGTGGCCCCGTTTCCAGATAATCTTTGTTTCAAGACGCGAGAAACTCAGATACCTAATGAGAATCTTCTTCTATCtgttttctctgtttcacgTTGCAATCTTCGTGTCTTTTATCACGGCTAAATATATCGGACTGACCTAGTCAAGCAGGTTACTTACGGTAGAAATCTCTTCGATCGAGCATATAATTTCTCGTAACGTTCTTTCCAACACCCTCGTAAGTAAAGATTTTCGAACCAGAATCTCAATAGCCTATTCTTCCATGCGAAATCCGAGAGTGGATATACGTATTATACCTTTAGATACAAAAACCAACAAAAGCGAGCTTTCGCTAGAAAATTTCACGCTTTCGATTATCTTAAcgttttaaaaacaatttatttttatgtttctgtaaaaaaataaataatacaaattatacaaaatacaattgCAATCATAATAAATCTCACCTGGTCGATATTTGCCAGAAGTTGGTACtgattaaagtaaaaaaaaaaaagtaattttaaattgttgaaatttcatcataatttttaattttatcttactaatattatctttcgtataatttttatgcttcGCGATACGCCCGATTTGATGCTTATCTCTGTTCGAATAATCCAACAGAAGGACAAAATGTACAGCACTATATTTGCCATTTTACCTAGAATTATACCTTTATTCGTTATATGTAATGCTATAGTGAATAGtaagaattagaaattaaaactaaatttctAGAACGTGAGTgctgttgcaattttaattttacactaGTAAATGATCAAAATATCCATTCAGTGTAATTGGACAACCCGTGAATAGAATATTCGTTCTATTTCGCaactataatttaataaatatatgtagccataaaataggaaattctCAAAGCAAATCGCGATGACTACATTatcattttgttaatattaatcaatctttattattgatagaaaaagaacgaaaagaaaagatagaaaattccCGTGTGAATTATTTACGCAAcactaataattattaatctataCACACAGGTCAATATGTTCGCAACACTAATAAAGTAATAGCGGTCCAATATAACCATATAGATGGCTAGTTATGAAGCTGCATCAGATGATCCAGGAATAGAAACGTGCTTCCACGGTTCAGTGGAAGAAGATTGGGCACAATATAGGCGCAACACTACTTTAGAAAACGCGATCATTCATCAACGCAACTCCAACTAGAAAACTTGGAACCAAAAAAGACTTTGCTATGTATTACTCTAAGAAATTCTGacaattcataataaaaattgctaaaGACAATCGCGATGTCATAATTTGCAACACTAAAATATAcgcgattattattttttcgcaACTCTAATTCAAAGACCGCGATTAGCTCAACATGACGATGGGCCGACGTGTACGTCGGCAAATAAACAGATCACAATGTGCATGCTCGAGCAATATTAACGTTCGTGTCGAAACTCAATCGCGATCACGAccgcgaaattaaaaaaatcgatGGGCAAGGCCACAGACGATGGCATGTTCCATTCGTGCCAGCTTCACCGTCGatttttcgaatgaaatttcctgAAACAGGTTGGACACGCGAAAACGCGCCTACCCGACCAGAGACTGTGCCAACCTGCCCGGTCCTACCTACTTATACCGAACAGGCACGCCAGAAAGTATGCTACCTATCCTACCTAGccctatatttaaaaatggcaAAACAGGCATACAAACACTTACTCCACGATTCTCACACATAACACTGGGGTGCAAGGACCTACACTAGAGAGAATGTCCCGGGACGCGTTCGACACCCGAGTTTGGCACGCAACGTGCACACTCTAATATTACGTAccattttcctgaaatcgactGACGAAGGCTAACGACCATTGCGTACAATACAATAAAAGTAAATCTCAGttctaattacaaatattcataGTTCAGAGAGTGTATCTATTTCTCAAAAAAATTATGGATGGTACGAAATTTGGTatcatttattgtaatttaacaataaaattaataacactAATACCTGCGATTCGCCGTATTTAATAACGAATCTTTGTTTTTACAGGTTGTAATTGAAATGATATTtgtgtaaatttatgttttattatttaaatttatagcaAATGGAATAAATACTAAAACGACGCAATTCCACAGCCTAACCACACACACTATGCGGAAAGTACGTCGTGCACGATACACTAACGCATCGTCAGTCgcttacaaattattataaaatcagtGATCATCGTACCCATTGCCTTTCTCTCACCCAAGTAGCACCTGGACACGTGAGTGAGGTCCTGGCAATGAACACAGAAAGGATGAAACCTCAAAATCCTAACTAAAAAAAGGTATTAGTGCATCTATTTCGTCTTTAGCGGGCtgatcttttttcattttgcatttttgtattttatctcAATTACTAACACTCTATGctctactttattaatttaataaattaccaaAATGAGGAAATGTTACTACTCAtggatataacaaataaccaCGGTCACTGTActcgcaaaaaattctacataaattACAACCAGTCACCCGTGTCGAACCTTTCGTCCTACGACATGACTGAGTGAccggaagaaaaaaaatgcatGTAACTCACGATCAAACGCGAAAAATGTTGTTATGGATGTTGTGGCCCAAGCAAGTCACCGCGAAGTCTATTATCAAAGAGGAATCCTCGAATTCCATAGTAGAAGCGCAGACTGCAAGAAATCTGTAACAAAACAAAGTATTCTTCTCAATAACagtgttaattattttaaaagttttaaataataaaatattgacctctattatataaagaaatttagtgacaatattcaattcaagaaTGGACAGTTTAAACCTGTTTTTCAatcagattttattttttaattaataataattaataataagtgAAAATAGCCAATATACAAaacagataaaattaattgaaatacaatGTGCAAAGATTCTTACATGTTTTAAGCTGAAGCATCGCTATACATCCATCccagagaagaggaagaagttAAAGTTGTGAAGAACCTGGAacaaaatacatgaaatataatttgcacttaaaaacatatttttgatTGTTAGGAAGTttgatataatgaaaaataaaacatctcCAAACTCTAGCctagtttgaaattttattaacaaaatgaaTGAAGTTTAATTACTacagaaattgtaaattctgAATGTACATTGTAAAATcttcattaaattataataaattattaaataaaaacgtacattaattaaacgaagttAACAGTAGCGTGGGTTTGGGCGATGAAATAATAACTACGAGTGTAAATATGTACTACGTAGTaggaaaagaataatacaCCTGTCACGGAATAATACACACATCTAATCGCTCCGATTTTCGTCGGTAGAATGACCCTGCGCCACGATTTACCCGGTAAAGTTCGGTTGGCAGAGAGTGGGGAGACTTGACAACAAATCGAGCGTGCACGAACAAGAGTCGTCAAATTCTTGGAAAGGATATGTTTTCAACGGTTTGATATTACGTGTGAAGTGAAAAAACAATAATACGTTAGACTGAAAACGCGGAGAATATAAACACACAGGGgctaatatatgtaatttaaacgaacaaaattaaaataaaagaaaacgaaattattactaccgtaaaatcgaacgattatCGAACTACATTCCGTTAATGATCATAGTTGAATTTCACTCTAACAATACGTGATTTGTGCTTCTCGATGTATGTATACAGTGACTTTGATCGGAAACTAGCAACCGTCTATTCACATTCATATAGAAAAACGACAAATTGCTATAAATTGTCATAGATTACGAATACAAAATGAACCAAATTAAGATTCTCACCATTTTGAAGCAATGTCTTGGtgtttgtatattaaatttttcacatttatgACAAGCTCTCGACAGTTGCTTCCCCTTTTCAAGATGACGCCGAGCGAAATggtataatttcaaatttttatttcaaaattgacCACAAGAGTACGCTTGGTTCAGGAACGTATCACGTTCTATTAATAACCGGTTATTAGCcgaattttcttgaaatttatttcgatatccatttatttatatggaaatacaaCAAATCGCTATTAATTGTGTTAACATATTGTAGACTAGTCGTTTTATTACTAACTATATTAAGGGTATAGTTAATTGTTTCTCTCTAAATcacaacgataaaaatacaaaaattttcgtAACCAGCCTCAAGTATTAGAATAAACACAAGAATTTTCACGAATTGTccgtaatatattaatatctgtGCATATAAAACGATTCAAAGTAGGATTCTTACCATTTTGAAGTAATGACATGTCgatatgtattaaattttccacatTTATAACGAACACTCTTCAGTTACTTTCTCCTTTCAATATGACAACGCGCGAAATGGTATGATTTCAAAGTTTAATTCCTATTTCTGTCACCAAAGCGCAAATTACTCAGGTACGTATTATGTTCTATTagtatcctaatactgcatttTCTCGACATTTATTTCATGAAAGGattttaactttttacgtAAGTTATTCAAttctttctaataaattatgtattatattattgtaaaatacaagatTTTGTAGTagtatacatagatatatcttatagatataaatagtattaatttatgacGTAATTGGCATCGcgttttccaaatattaatattctaaaatattactatataaaaagcgatagaaatattaacatttccGAATACtgctatttgaaaaataatattaacctAAGAACTGTGCAACCTGCCAGTCCAAAGCCTATTGCATATTGCAATCTGTACACattttgtacatacatatatacatatataatcttttattatatattttcccaaaattcttctttctttccttggGCAACAAATACATTAATTACACCCATCATTGAATATTGCGGGACAGTTGAACATCCCTGGTTAGGTGACTCACCGACTAAGGTTAGGTGGCTCCCAAAACGTGGAACACGAAAAAGCGCTGAATGTCAGATCTATCTTGTACTTAATCAATGCTactgttattacatatataaatataggaCAGTTCTATTCGTTTGTAATTGTATTTCTAATCTAACGTGATAACATTGTatcagaaaaaaaattatgtcaCAAATCAAAggtatattaatgaaattacaaaatattttaaaaactacTTTGCATCATTCATATTATCAGTTTCTTATAAATCacttttgtttataatatttactaaatCCGTGTGATGCGATTTTAAATCAGAATGTACTTCATTAAACCAAACATACCGgaaattttaacaaagaatattaaaattttaattttcttattttatgaTTAGACGAAGAAGGTGGAAAAAATGATGGACATTGCAGTATGAAGAGGATTAAAGTCGATGATGAGAAAAGTAAGGCGTGTGATATTAAAGATGCCCGTGATATTTTACAACTGTTTGAAGCATATGCGACTGAATTGGATGACAAACATAATCGTTTTGAAAGGATTGTAAAATTTGGCAGAGATATTActatagaaagtaaaagaataatttttcttttgcacACCATAGATAAAAGCAATCAGGAAAGTGTGCTAAATGAAGCTAATGAGAGATTGCAAAAGGTTGCGAAAACCCTTTTTAAATCTATTGCATatgaattagaaaatcaaGATCCATACCTCTATCTTAAAGCTTATCGTAATGGTTTGGAAGAATATGTAGAAGCTGTTACATTTTATCACTATCTAAAATGTGATAATATGAAAAGTTggttagaaatagaaaaaacacTTACTTacagaaataagaataataaacttGATAACATACAGGTTTTTGTCAGTCCATATGAATATATGTTGGGCATTGCAGATCTGACTGGAGAACTAATGCGTCTGTGCATCAATAACTTGGCAACAGGAGACACAGCTAGTTGTTACCAAACATGCAATTTTGTTAGAGATATGTATACACAATTTCTTGGTTGTACAAATACTTCAAATAGGTTACTGAATAGAAAGCTTTGCACACTTGAACAAAACCTCCACAAAATAGAAAGTGTTTGCTATACGATTAAAGTAAGAGGTTCAGAAATACCAAAACACATACTTATGGATCTAGTTGGTGAAGAACACGAAGACATTGATGAAAGTAATCATACCTATTAAAAAACTTCTAaacatcaaagaaaaatataaataataactttgaAGATAACCACAAATATTCCATAGTTATTTTCAAGTAGTTTAttcaatattgtttttatacaTTTGCAATAAATGAGATAATGCTTGTAACATTTTACTTAGTTATCAACTTtaacattgtaaaaatttataaaatatatcatttccatatccttatttttcttgtattagcatatatttttataaggaTTTTATAAGGATTTTATATCTATAGTCTTACTCAGCTATATCATTTCCCAGCtcactttcaatttttgtcaGAGTACATTTCATCATCATCTGAACTTTCATTATTGCTAGAAGGCTCATACTCAGATTCATCAACAGACTCCTCGGCAGACTCCTCTATGGATGAATCCTCCATCCCACTTATAGTATCCAAAGATTTTTGTATCTCTGTTCGTTTAGAATTCTGTTTCTTACGCttattatttgcaatatttgtACCAATATGTTTGAACTTCATTTTATGCTGAGGGTTTTTACGATAGCATCGAGTGCCATAGGGACATTCTTCTCTATCATCAGGTATATCATAATCAGAATCTTCAGGATGGCAAAATTTATCTCTATGCTGTGAATTTTTCCTGCCAAAGGATTTTTTCATGAAACAgtttataataagaaaaaaaacatataaaattaccTATAACATTCCTCTCCATATTTGCATTTATCTCTTCTGAAAACATTTCCTATTGCATTAGCAGATATTTTTGATCTGTGTACATTTTTTGAAACAGGGGATTGTATATCTTTTACCATCACTTTTTCATTGTCTTTGCTT
Proteins encoded in this region:
- the LOC122567410 gene encoding translin-associated protein X: MSQIKDEEGGKNDGHCSMKRIKVDDEKSKACDIKDARDILQLFEAYATELDDKHNRFERIVKFGRDITIESKRIIFLLHTIDKSNQESVLNEANERLQKVAKTLFKSIAYELENQDPYLYLKAYRNGLEEYVEAVTFYHYLKCDNMKSWLEIEKTLTYRNKNNKLDNIQVFVSPYEYMLGIADLTGELMRLCINNLATGDTASCYQTCNFVRDMYTQFLGCTNTSNRLLNRKLCTLEQNLHKIESVCYTIKVRGSEIPKHILMDLVGEEHEDIDESNHTY